From the genome of Pseudomonadota bacterium, one region includes:
- a CDS encoding serine/threonine protein kinase produces the protein MQPETFEPIQFGRYRLEQRLAVGGMAEIFRARSFGAHGFEKTLVIKRILPDLGRDREFVAMFIEEARMMTRLNHPKIVQVHDFGEVNGHYYIAMEYVSGMDLLELLRACARRRVRPTTAIAVHIMAEVLDALDFAHGLCDEAAQRLGLVHSDVSPSNIFISELGEVKLGDFGIARAHGSGRRSETGALRGKYGYMSPEQVSGQPIDGRADVFAAGIVLCELLMIRRLFIAKHDLEVLLQVRDARLDRLYQFGSRIPGDLMTIIESALARQPALRYQSAGVFRDALHRYLFENRRMVRSADVRRFMQRLLDERPLIERPDTWDRLAAVGGPGLPPLANEVDEPPLMSMVSDPRAQDELDREDTTPPIPAMATAEAPAAIQAQLMDAMHGGDERAAPGAAAAPRPSVPPPLEALHAEAARGPTGAVVGRKRRIALAPPPTPMPVPQGLPHTGEEPRLGTEHALAAAPELAIDGSTNLDFRTSSTGERQARGDAEPLPSKPAPAPRAEEVAAGRVTAPIGVRPPAEAVPDLEGKLQPSQSIFRLLFRLACAEDSGLLVLTQGGSTKEIYLADGHPHYVSSNQADELFGQYLVKRGVLSAGELAMALAMLPHFDGRLGDTLVALKLMRPMQVIRHLTFQVREKLLNAFSLTTGSFAYYRDAKCLHESAPLGLDAYEMLGAGAQRIDRQLVQNRLELDLDRYLQLRTPAPVPPEVFRLGEQPRRAGEKLNGEVTLRQLLGRFDDPAEQEAFERVVFLLLETGLLTV, from the coding sequence GTGCAGCCCGAGACGTTCGAGCCGATCCAGTTCGGTCGCTATCGCTTAGAGCAGCGGTTGGCCGTCGGCGGCATGGCCGAGATCTTCCGCGCGCGTAGCTTCGGCGCCCATGGCTTCGAGAAGACGCTGGTGATCAAACGCATCCTGCCCGACCTGGGCCGGGATCGTGAGTTCGTCGCCATGTTCATCGAGGAGGCGCGGATGATGACGCGCCTCAATCACCCGAAGATCGTCCAGGTCCACGACTTCGGCGAGGTCAACGGGCACTACTACATCGCGATGGAGTACGTCTCGGGGATGGACCTGCTCGAGCTGCTACGCGCTTGCGCTCGGCGGCGCGTGCGGCCGACCACGGCGATCGCAGTGCACATCATGGCCGAGGTGCTGGACGCGCTCGATTTCGCCCACGGACTCTGCGACGAGGCGGCGCAGCGCTTGGGTCTCGTACACAGCGACGTCTCGCCCTCCAATATCTTCATCTCCGAGCTGGGCGAGGTGAAGCTCGGCGACTTCGGCATCGCGCGCGCGCACGGCAGCGGCAGACGCTCGGAGACGGGTGCGTTGCGCGGCAAGTACGGCTACATGTCGCCGGAACAGGTATCTGGGCAACCGATCGACGGGCGAGCCGACGTCTTCGCGGCGGGCATCGTGCTCTGCGAGCTGCTGATGATTCGGCGCTTGTTCATCGCCAAGCACGACCTCGAGGTGCTGCTGCAGGTGCGCGATGCGCGCCTCGATCGGCTCTATCAGTTCGGCAGCCGGATTCCCGGCGACCTGATGACGATCATCGAGTCCGCCTTGGCTCGCCAGCCGGCGCTGCGCTACCAGTCGGCCGGGGTGTTTCGCGATGCCCTGCACCGCTACCTCTTCGAAAATCGCCGCATGGTGCGCTCGGCGGACGTACGGCGCTTCATGCAGCGGCTGCTCGACGAGCGGCCGCTGATCGAGCGGCCGGATACCTGGGACCGACTGGCCGCGGTCGGTGGGCCGGGCCTGCCGCCGCTGGCCAATGAGGTCGATGAGCCGCCCCTGATGTCGATGGTCAGCGACCCGCGGGCGCAGGACGAGCTCGACCGCGAGGACACCACGCCGCCAATCCCGGCGATGGCGACCGCTGAGGCCCCGGCGGCGATCCAAGCCCAACTGATGGATGCGATGCACGGAGGCGATGAACGCGCCGCGCCAGGCGCGGCTGCCGCCCCCCGCCCGAGCGTGCCACCGCCGCTCGAGGCGCTGCATGCAGAGGCTGCCCGCGGTCCGACGGGGGCCGTCGTCGGGCGCAAGCGACGGATCGCGCTCGCGCCCCCGCCGACGCCGATGCCGGTGCCGCAGGGGCTGCCGCATACCGGCGAGGAGCCGCGGCTTGGCACCGAGCACGCCCTGGCGGCGGCGCCGGAGCTCGCGATCGATGGCTCGACGAACCTGGATTTCCGCACCAGCTCCACCGGTGAGCGCCAAGCGCGCGGCGACGCAGAACCATTGCCGTCCAAGCCTGCGCCCGCCCCGCGCGCCGAGGAGGTCGCCGCCGGCCGGGTCACGGCGCCGATTGGTGTTCGGCCCCCCGCCGAAGCGGTGCCCGACCTCGAGGGCAAGCTTCAGCCATCCCAGAGCATCTTCCGCCTGCTCTTCCGACTGGCCTGCGCCGAGGATAGCGGCTTGTTGGTGCTCACGCAGGGGGGCTCGACGAAGGAGATCTACCTCGCGGACGGGCATCCGCACTATGTCAGCTCCAATCAGGCCGACGAGCTCTTTGGGCAGTATCTGGTCAAGCGCGGGGTCCTCTCGGCCGGTGAGCTGGCGATGGCTTTGGCGATGCTGCCGCACTTCGATGGTCGCTTGGGTGACACGCTGGTGGCGCTCAAGCTCATGCGGCCGATGCAGGTCATTCGCCATTTGACCTTCCAGGTGCGCGAGAAGCTGCTCAACGCCTTCAGCCTGACCACCGGAAGCTTTGCCTACTACCGCGACGCGAAGTGCCTCCACGAATCGGCGCCGCTCGGCCTCGATGCCTACGAGATGCTCGGCGCCGGGGCCCAGCGCATCGACCGCCAGCTGGTGCAGAATCGCCTCGAGCTCGACCTCGATCGCTACCTGCAGCTACGCACGCCGGCGCCGGTGCCGCCGGAGGTCTTTCGGCTCGGCGAGCAGCCGCGGCGCGCGGGCGAGAAGCTGAACGGCGAGGTCACGCTGCGCCAGCTGCTGGGCCGCTTCGACGATCCAGCCGAGCAGGAAGCCTTCGAGCGGGTGGTGTTCTTGCTCCTCGAGACCGGGCTACTCACGGTATAA
- a CDS encoding serine/threonine-protein phosphatase, which yields MVLRSYGVSDIGKRRPVNEDSFLSDDEIGLYLVADGVGGHAKGEVASAQSVEEVHGYVRDAFDCIEALRRHPGRDELAAVRRMFESAVQSAGYMVFGMAELDPAHHGMSTTMSALLLIDGLALIAQVGDSRVYRRRGEETAQLTEDHTLLNYRLKHGLLSPQEARQAPGKNVITRAVGHRDYVQVDTLICDARVGDRFLLCSDGLHGHLSDDEVGALLALAAAKDVAHSLVELANDRGGRDNITVLVVDALDPAAAAGDPRDPAPAE from the coding sequence ATGGTGCTGCGTTCCTACGGCGTCTCGGATATCGGCAAGCGGCGGCCCGTCAATGAGGATAGCTTCCTCAGCGACGACGAGATCGGGCTCTACCTGGTCGCCGATGGCGTCGGCGGCCACGCCAAGGGCGAGGTGGCCAGCGCGCAATCGGTAGAGGAGGTCCACGGCTACGTCCGCGACGCCTTCGACTGCATCGAGGCGCTGCGCCGCCACCCGGGGCGCGACGAGCTCGCCGCCGTCCGGCGGATGTTCGAGAGCGCCGTGCAATCAGCCGGCTACATGGTCTTCGGCATGGCCGAGCTCGACCCAGCGCACCACGGCATGAGCACGACGATGAGCGCGCTGCTGCTGATCGACGGCCTGGCGTTGATCGCGCAGGTGGGCGACAGCCGCGTCTATCGGCGGCGCGGCGAGGAGACTGCCCAGCTCACCGAGGATCACACGCTGCTGAACTATCGGCTCAAACACGGGTTGCTCTCGCCGCAAGAGGCCCGTCAAGCGCCAGGGAAGAACGTGATCACCCGTGCGGTTGGCCACCGCGACTACGTCCAAGTCGACACCTTGATCTGCGACGCCCGGGTCGGCGACCGCTTCCTGCTCTGCTCGGACGGCCTGCACGGGCACCTCAGCGACGACGAGGTCGGTGCACTCCTCGCCTTGGCGGCCGCGAAAGACGTGGCCCACTCGCTGGTCGAACTGGCCAACGACCGCGGCGGCCGCGACAACATCACGGTCTTGGTCGTCGACGCGCTGGACCCTGCTGCGGCGGCGGGAGACCCCAGGGACCCAGCTCCCGCTGAATGA
- a CDS encoding pyridoxal-phosphate dependent enzyme has translation MSGARPSGARGGDAWEGGPLPALSRLRLGVWPTRVHPLPALSQRLGFELWVKREDESGTALGGNKVRKLEFLLAAARDAGATTVVTAGALGSHHVAATAWYARQLGLRCDALVFPQPLSATARRCLELTWRLGARLEPCNDRLGLALALADPRLRLGHRGYLIGPGGSSPLGTLGYVAAGLELGAQVAAGLLPEPAWIVMALGTGGTLAGLALGTALAGLRSKLVGVRVVERLLCNEALTHVLIERTRLLLARHGSAPPSAAPWLIDHAHAGPGYGVPTPAGERACRLAREAEGLSFEATYTGKALAALWDGDSFRGKAPRAQASPRGPVLFIKTNHVRPIGALIRALPPRPGLEACSWWSRDAGPAGRATTLRTIIGP, from the coding sequence ATGAGCGGCGCCAGGCCCAGCGGCGCTCGCGGCGGCGACGCCTGGGAGGGCGGCCCGCTACCGGCGCTCTCGCGCCTGCGCCTCGGGGTCTGGCCGACCCGAGTGCACCCTCTCCCTGCCCTGAGCCAGCGGCTCGGCTTCGAGCTGTGGGTCAAGCGCGAGGACGAGAGCGGCACGGCCCTCGGCGGCAACAAGGTGCGCAAGCTGGAGTTCCTGCTCGCCGCGGCCCGTGACGCTGGTGCGACCACCGTCGTCACCGCCGGCGCGCTCGGATCGCACCACGTTGCCGCGACCGCCTGGTACGCGCGACAGCTCGGTCTCCGCTGCGATGCCCTCGTCTTCCCGCAGCCACTCTCGGCGACGGCGAGGCGCTGCCTCGAGCTGACCTGGCGGCTCGGCGCCAGGTTGGAGCCCTGTAACGATCGCCTCGGTCTCGCGCTGGCCTTGGCCGATCCGCGCCTACGGCTGGGCCATCGCGGCTACCTGATCGGCCCGGGCGGATCGTCGCCCCTCGGGACCCTGGGCTACGTCGCCGCGGGTCTCGAGCTCGGAGCACAGGTGGCGGCGGGCCTGCTGCCGGAACCGGCCTGGATCGTCATGGCCCTGGGTACTGGCGGAACCCTGGCTGGCCTCGCGCTTGGCACGGCGCTGGCGGGCCTTCGCAGCAAGCTGGTGGGCGTGCGGGTCGTCGAGCGGTTGCTCTGCAACGAGGCCCTGACCCACGTCCTGATCGAGCGCACCCGCCTCCTGCTCGCGCGCCACGGGAGCGCGCCGCCGAGCGCAGCCCCCTGGCTGATCGACCACGCGCACGCCGGTCCCGGCTACGGCGTGCCGACACCCGCGGGAGAGCGTGCCTGTCGCCTGGCGCGCGAAGCGGAGGGGCTGTCGTTCGAGGCGACCTATACCGGCAAGGCCTTGGCCGCCCTCTGGGATGGCGACTCGTTCCGCGGCAAGGCGCCGCGAGCGCAGGCGTCGCCACGGGGCCCGGTGCTCTTCATCAAGACCAATCACGTGCGACCGATCGGCGCCCTGATCCGGGCGCTGCCGCCGCGACCGGGGCTCGAGGCTTGCTCGTGGTGGAGCCGGGACGCTGGGCCGGCGGGCCGGGCGACGACGCTCCGGACAATCATCGGCCCTTGA
- a CDS encoding zinc ribbon domain-containing protein, translating into MPIYEYRCGGCGHEFEEWQKINDEPVKKCPSCRGRRVERLVSATSFQLKGGGWYISDYGRGSGGPAKRGDARGDSAESAEQRTKEEPTTGTETANAGSTEAPMKAAAKRSSAKEGAGSKASSSKASSNKASSSAGTAAS; encoded by the coding sequence ATGCCAATTTACGAGTATCGCTGCGGTGGCTGCGGCCATGAGTTCGAGGAGTGGCAGAAGATCAACGACGAGCCGGTGAAGAAATGCCCGAGCTGCCGCGGGCGGCGGGTCGAGCGCTTGGTTTCGGCGACCTCGTTCCAGCTCAAGGGCGGCGGCTGGTACATCAGCGACTACGGGCGCGGCAGCGGCGGACCAGCGAAGCGGGGCGACGCGCGGGGCGATAGCGCGGAGAGCGCCGAGCAGAGGACCAAGGAAGAGCCGACCACCGGCACGGAGACCGCGAACGCTGGGTCGACCGAGGCGCCGATGAAAGCGGCGGCAAAGCGGAGCAGCGCCAAGGAAGGCGCCGGCAGCAAAGCGTCGAGCAGCAAAGCGTCGAGCAACAAAGCGTCGAGCAGCGCGGGAACGGCAGCGAGCTGA
- a CDS encoding rhomboid family intramembrane serine protease has protein sequence MHFIEIEPLLTEAEARALGLVLASAGILYSLRPSLSDDEAAAGAGAPSHWSLAVLHRQVDEARALIAEERATAAPELADAAEPAPLLGRKNSSAWVIGLILVNVLIWQALERAGGSTRHDVLLRFGAITAERLKAGQWWRSITAVFLHIGSTHLVANCVVLLVLGLLALRSWGPGRMLFLFVAAGCGGNWVGYVFGDPLALKAGASGAILGLLGGLAGARLRELLRRGQRSRYRLWHIPAMVLAFYGLVIGVSPESDHVAHIGGLLTGTLVALGWPLPGSLSLRGERTLQWLLAAAALVASALAAYLALSAR, from the coding sequence ATGCACTTCATTGAAATAGAGCCCTTGCTCACCGAGGCCGAGGCCCGCGCGCTCGGCCTCGTGCTGGCCAGCGCGGGAATCCTCTACTCCCTGCGCCCTTCCCTCAGCGACGACGAAGCCGCAGCTGGCGCCGGTGCGCCCTCGCACTGGTCGCTCGCCGTCTTGCACCGCCAGGTCGATGAGGCGCGTGCGCTGATCGCCGAGGAACGCGCCACTGCCGCGCCTGAGCTCGCGGACGCCGCGGAGCCCGCGCCGCTGCTTGGCCGCAAGAACTCAAGCGCCTGGGTCATCGGCCTGATCCTCGTCAACGTGCTGATCTGGCAAGCCCTCGAGCGTGCCGGTGGCTCGACCCGCCACGACGTGCTGCTGCGCTTTGGCGCGATCACTGCGGAGCGGCTGAAGGCCGGTCAGTGGTGGCGCTCGATCACCGCCGTCTTTCTCCACATCGGCAGCACCCACCTGGTTGCCAACTGCGTCGTGCTCTTGGTGCTCGGACTGCTCGCGCTACGCAGCTGGGGACCGGGACGAATGCTCTTCCTCTTCGTGGCCGCCGGCTGCGGGGGCAACTGGGTCGGCTACGTCTTCGGCGATCCACTCGCGCTCAAGGCTGGCGCCTCGGGCGCGATCCTTGGCCTGCTGGGTGGCCTCGCCGGGGCACGCCTGCGCGAGCTGCTGCGGCGGGGTCAGCGCTCGCGCTATCGCCTTTGGCACATTCCCGCGATGGTGCTCGCCTTTTACGGGCTGGTGATCGGCGTCAGCCCCGAATCCGATCACGTCGCCCATATCGGCGGGCTCTTGACGGGTACCCTGGTGGCGCTGGGCTGGCCCCTTCCGGGAAGCCTCAGCCTGCGAGGCGAGCGGACGCTGCAGTGGCTGCTCGCCGCCGCAGCGCTGGTCGCCAGCGCGCTCGCTGCCTACCTTGCGCTGAGTGCTCGCTGA
- a CDS encoding discoidin domain-containing protein — protein MGLPLVALVVVGSWGGCGLGEGHAPSIFEVDAGVLGSPNTPDTSAVLSAPLLDPVAQAVTCAEDVAITGRALAGQTIVGTTPLGSWVTVSNAQTGRFCVAVGLAQGPNAISVYVNGEHRQSPPARQTITRQVGCAAQRGLALAEATVLRTAGELGAASGSSVPVRVVKVVSEHAPAQALASTSGSAEAMVDGNPATYARYESETDWSGWGANALSDIPVQIHLALDKAYPLSSIAVVWKDARSASGRTYASEYQVAVASGATPGDLPTSPVSSSDPQGWQFVASKLMGSGGEELIDLAGAKLPTARAIVLRMVEDGDSLSWGETFEIAEIRVNSTDSATISAVDTGVPMGVMPTAAGGICAQSGY, from the coding sequence GTGGGTTTGCCACTGGTCGCGCTCGTCGTCGTCGGCTCTTGGGGTGGTTGCGGGCTCGGCGAGGGCCACGCGCCCAGCATCTTCGAGGTCGATGCCGGCGTCCTTGGCTCCCCGAACACCCCCGATACGAGCGCTGTCCTCAGCGCACCCTTGCTCGATCCGGTGGCGCAGGCCGTGACCTGCGCCGAGGACGTCGCCATCACCGGTCGGGCGCTCGCCGGGCAGACGATCGTCGGCACCACGCCGCTCGGGTCCTGGGTCACCGTCTCGAACGCGCAGACGGGTCGCTTCTGTGTCGCGGTCGGTCTGGCCCAGGGGCCGAACGCCATTTCGGTCTATGTAAACGGGGAGCACCGCCAGAGTCCGCCCGCCCGACAGACCATCACCCGCCAGGTCGGCTGTGCAGCCCAGCGTGGCCTTGCGCTTGCCGAGGCCACCGTCCTACGCACGGCTGGTGAACTTGGCGCGGCCAGCGGTTCCAGCGTTCCGGTGCGCGTGGTGAAGGTGGTCTCCGAGCACGCCCCTGCCCAGGCGCTGGCGTCGACGAGCGGCAGCGCCGAGGCGATGGTCGACGGCAATCCGGCGACCTATGCGCGTTATGAATCGGAGACGGACTGGAGTGGGTGGGGCGCAAATGCGCTCAGCGACATACCGGTGCAGATCCACCTCGCGCTGGACAAGGCCTACCCGCTCTCATCGATCGCGGTCGTCTGGAAGGACGCGCGCAGCGCCTCGGGGAGGACCTACGCCAGCGAGTACCAGGTGGCGGTGGCTTCGGGGGCCACCCCGGGCGACCTGCCGACCTCGCCCGTCTCGAGCAGCGATCCGCAGGGCTGGCAGTTCGTAGCCTCCAAGCTCATGGGGTCCGGAGGCGAGGAGCTGATCGATCTCGCCGGGGCCAAGCTGCCGACGGCGCGCGCGATCGTCCTGCGGATGGTCGAGGACGGCGATTCGTTGTCGTGGGGGGAGACCTTCGAGATCGCAGAGATCCGCGTCAACTCCACCGATTCCGCAACCATCAGCGCGGTGGATACTGGTGTTCCGATGGGCGTAATGCCAACCGCCGCGGGCGGGATCTGCGCCCAGTCCGGCTACTGA
- a CDS encoding NifU family protein: MSTIEQEQGGGAPQVATGGAVELRQRIQRVIDDQINPAVAMHGGVISLVEVKDRKAYVHMGGGCQGCGMAAMTLSAGVQSLLLEEIPELEAVVDMTNHADGDTPYFPGSE; the protein is encoded by the coding sequence ATGAGCACGATCGAGCAAGAGCAGGGCGGCGGCGCGCCGCAGGTAGCAACGGGCGGAGCGGTCGAGCTTCGACAGCGGATCCAGCGCGTGATCGACGACCAGATTAACCCCGCGGTGGCGATGCACGGCGGCGTGATCTCGCTGGTCGAGGTCAAGGACCGCAAGGCCTACGTTCACATGGGTGGCGGCTGCCAGGGCTGCGGTATGGCGGCGATGACGCTATCCGCCGGTGTCCAGTCCCTGTTACTGGAGGAGATACCTGAGCTGGAGGCGGTGGTCGACATGACCAATCACGCCGATGGCGACACGCCCTATTTCCCCGGCAGCGAGTAG
- a CDS encoding DUF2934 domain-containing protein, with protein MATLRVLDEQAIRERAYQLWIDRGARDGASLEDWIEAERLLLLQGWRRYGLKELVGEPRALPTERYSLPGK; from the coding sequence ATGGCCACGCTCAGAGTCCTCGACGAACAAGCCATCCGTGAGCGCGCCTATCAGCTCTGGATCGATCGCGGCGCGCGCGACGGCGCCAGCCTCGAGGATTGGATCGAGGCCGAGCGCCTCCTGCTGCTGCAGGGCTGGCGACGCTATGGACTGAAGGAGTTGGTCGGCGAGCCGCGCGCGCTGCCGACGGAGCGCTACTCGCTGCCGGGGAAATAG
- a CDS encoding peptidyl-prolyl cis-trans isomerase, producing the protein MLPHTLFPGGRMRKVKLVTSLGEIMLELDDEKAPVSAKNMVDYVQAKHYDGTIFHRVIDGFMIQGGGYDAQLRKRPTRAPIANEAANGLKNLNGTVAMARTSEVDSATSQFFINVADNAFLDHKGKTPEKYGYAVVGRVSAGMEVVDKIKAVPTGSRGPFSQDCPQKDVVIETATLVD; encoded by the coding sequence ATGCTGCCGCACACGCTTTTTCCGGGAGGACGCATGCGCAAGGTCAAGTTGGTCACGAGCCTCGGCGAGATCATGCTCGAGCTCGATGACGAGAAGGCGCCCGTTTCGGCCAAGAACATGGTCGACTACGTGCAGGCCAAGCACTACGACGGCACGATCTTTCATCGGGTGATCGACGGCTTCATGATTCAGGGCGGCGGCTACGATGCGCAGCTGCGCAAGCGGCCGACGCGCGCCCCGATCGCCAACGAGGCCGCGAATGGTCTGAAGAACCTGAATGGCACGGTGGCGATGGCGCGCACCTCCGAGGTCGATAGCGCCACGTCGCAGTTCTTCATCAACGTGGCAGACAACGCCTTCCTCGACCACAAGGGCAAGACGCCGGAGAAGTACGGCTACGCCGTGGTCGGGCGCGTCAGCGCGGGGATGGAGGTCGTCGATAAGATCAAGGCGGTGCCCACGGGCAGCCGCGGCCCCTTCAGCCAGGATTGCCCGCAGAAAGACGTCGTGATCGAGACGGCGACGTTGGTCGATTAA
- a CDS encoding ribose-phosphate pyrophosphokinase, translating into MSLAPKVFSGSSNPALAHRIARELGVPLGDAHVKRFSDGEVSIALNESVRAHDVFVVQSTCYPGNDHIMELLLLIDACRRASAARVHAVIPYFGYSRQDHLDGKRGPISAKVVATLLAAVGVDRVITIDLHARQIPGFFDVPVDHLQRSARILIDHLCALKLEEPVVVAPDAGGVERAGEIAKGMAGSIAMIDRRRGAPSKMKSMRLVGEVKGRDCVLVDDIIDTGATITEAADLLVTSGARTVRAAVTHPVLSGSGVERLNRSKVMELITSDTIPLPQEKQIDKITVVSVAGLLAGVIRSVHEGRSVAAVI; encoded by the coding sequence ATGTCGTTAGCACCCAAGGTCTTCTCCGGCAGCTCCAATCCCGCCTTGGCGCATCGGATCGCCCGGGAGCTGGGCGTTCCCCTCGGTGACGCCCATGTCAAGCGCTTCTCCGACGGCGAGGTCAGCATCGCGCTCAACGAGAGCGTGCGGGCGCACGATGTCTTCGTGGTGCAGTCGACCTGCTATCCGGGCAACGATCACATCATGGAGCTGCTCCTGCTGATCGACGCGTGTAGACGCGCTTCGGCCGCGCGGGTTCACGCCGTGATCCCGTATTTCGGCTATAGCCGACAGGATCACCTCGATGGCAAGCGCGGGCCGATCTCGGCCAAGGTCGTCGCCACGCTGCTGGCCGCCGTCGGCGTCGATCGCGTGATCACCATCGACCTGCATGCGCGGCAGATTCCGGGCTTCTTCGATGTGCCCGTCGACCACCTGCAGCGCAGCGCGCGCATCTTGATCGACCACCTCTGCGCGCTGAAGCTCGAGGAGCCGGTGGTCGTGGCGCCGGACGCGGGTGGCGTCGAACGCGCCGGCGAGATCGCCAAGGGCATGGCCGGCTCGATCGCGATGATCGACCGCCGCCGCGGCGCGCCCTCGAAGATGAAGTCGATGCGGCTGGTCGGCGAGGTCAAGGGACGCGACTGCGTCCTCGTCGACGACATCATCGATACGGGCGCGACGATCACCGAGGCGGCCGATTTGCTCGTTACCAGCGGTGCCCGCACGGTGCGCGCGGCGGTGACGCACCCAGTGCTCTCGGGCTCCGGCGTCGAGCGCTTGAATCGCTCCAAGGTCATGGAGCTGATCACCAGCGATACGATCCCGCTGCCCCAGGAGAAGCAGATCGACAAGATCACCGTGGTTTCGGTAGCGGGCCTGCTCGCCGGGGTGATTCGCAGCGTTCATGAGGGGCGCTCCGTCGCCGCCGTGATCTGA
- a CDS encoding DNA mismatch repair protein MutH (MutH; Sequence-specific endonuclease that cleaves unmethylated GATC sequences during DNA repair): MPVTGPQSLEALLTRAGALQGATIGAVAARCGVSLERGRAGHKGRVGELIERALGASAQSLDLPDFPQLGVELKTVPLDALGRVRESTFVCTIDLLRAADEVWEGSRLWSKLRCVLWVPVEPAGSAPLALRRLGRALLWRPSAAEEALLRADWTALIGLIAVGGVEELSAHLGEALQVRPKAADGRARTSARGPDGEALAAMPRAFYLRARFTEALLWSLTAR, from the coding sequence CTGCCCGTCACCGGACCCCAAAGCCTGGAGGCGCTGCTGACCCGGGCCGGGGCCCTGCAGGGGGCGACGATCGGCGCGGTAGCCGCTCGTTGCGGGGTCTCGCTCGAGCGCGGTAGGGCCGGCCATAAGGGCCGCGTCGGCGAGCTGATCGAGCGCGCCCTCGGCGCCAGCGCGCAAAGCCTCGACCTGCCCGACTTCCCGCAGCTCGGCGTCGAGCTCAAGACGGTACCGCTCGATGCGCTGGGGCGGGTGCGCGAGTCGACCTTCGTCTGCACGATCGACCTGCTGCGGGCTGCCGACGAAGTATGGGAGGGCTCGCGCTTGTGGAGCAAGCTGCGCTGCGTCCTCTGGGTACCGGTCGAGCCGGCGGGCAGCGCGCCGCTGGCGCTGCGGCGCCTTGGACGCGCGCTGCTGTGGCGGCCGAGCGCCGCGGAGGAGGCCCTGCTGAGGGCCGATTGGACGGCGCTGATCGGGCTGATCGCGGTCGGCGGCGTCGAGGAGCTGAGCGCCCACCTCGGCGAGGCCCTACAGGTGCGGCCCAAGGCGGCCGACGGACGGGCGCGGACGAGCGCCCGCGGTCCTGATGGCGAGGCGCTCGCGGCGATGCCGCGCGCCTTCTACCTGCGTGCGCGCTTCACGGAAGCGCTGCTCTGGTCGCTGACGGCCCGCTGA